A stretch of Aeromicrobium tamlense DNA encodes these proteins:
- a CDS encoding MFS transporter yields MCLVSMLIGLNSSTVNVALPALTRHFDATQLQASWLILGYMVASTACLLLFGRISDIVDQRRFYLGALALYTICSLACGFAPTVDWLIWLRIVAALGGAILLGNGATLIHAIFPRDSLGSAMGLYAASFPIASLIGPIAAGMILEVTDWRWVFWMNVPIGLVAFTTGWFLLRRKDEREEKTSLDLPGNVIVIAVITLTTVGISLVTEFTWSSPWVWGSLLLALALLPALAFAERRSRHPVIDVETLRTHGIGLLLLAGFFLSAGRFPAIVLMSLYLQGPLGFRPSETALLLLPMPIGSILGSLCVGRLSRRWRSRQISSFGAIVGQLGVFALAGGVFTQNTWVLGVGLVLMGMGTGLFIGSNATSLLEATPESSLGVVNGMRLAVQNTGNVLSLAVALTLMTIGLSPALSDAVLQASIPGDPPAEVIAGFGYALLLLCILGLIGMTLSIVAALKPSPEILQEHDAVALQGAAEPT; encoded by the coding sequence GTGTGCCTGGTCAGCATGCTGATCGGTCTCAACTCGAGCACCGTCAACGTCGCGCTGCCCGCCCTGACGCGGCACTTCGACGCGACCCAGCTGCAGGCCAGCTGGCTGATCCTGGGCTACATGGTCGCCAGCACGGCGTGCCTGCTGCTGTTCGGACGGATCAGCGACATCGTCGACCAGCGGCGCTTCTACCTCGGCGCGCTCGCGCTCTACACCATCTGCAGCCTCGCGTGCGGCTTCGCGCCCACCGTCGACTGGCTGATCTGGCTGCGGATCGTGGCCGCGCTGGGCGGCGCGATCCTGCTGGGCAACGGCGCCACCTTGATCCACGCGATCTTCCCGCGTGACTCCCTCGGCAGCGCCATGGGCCTGTACGCCGCGTCGTTCCCGATCGCGAGCCTCATCGGCCCGATCGCCGCCGGCATGATCCTCGAGGTCACCGACTGGCGGTGGGTGTTCTGGATGAACGTCCCGATCGGCCTGGTCGCCTTCACCACGGGCTGGTTCCTGCTGCGGCGCAAGGACGAGCGCGAGGAGAAGACCTCGCTCGACCTGCCCGGGAACGTGATCGTGATCGCCGTCATCACGCTCACGACCGTGGGCATCTCGCTCGTCACCGAGTTCACGTGGAGCAGCCCGTGGGTCTGGGGCAGCCTGCTGCTCGCCCTCGCGCTGCTGCCCGCCCTGGCGTTCGCCGAGCGCCGCAGCCGCCACCCCGTCATCGACGTCGAGACACTGCGCACCCACGGCATCGGCCTGCTCCTGCTGGCGGGGTTCTTCCTGAGCGCGGGCCGGTTCCCGGCCATCGTCCTGATGAGCCTCTACCTGCAGGGCCCGCTGGGCTTCCGGCCCAGCGAGACGGCCCTGCTCCTGCTGCCGATGCCGATCGGCAGCATCCTCGGATCGCTGTGCGTGGGGCGGCTGTCCCGGCGGTGGCGCTCGCGGCAGATCTCCTCGTTCGGCGCGATCGTCGGCCAGCTCGGCGTGTTCGCCCTGGCCGGGGGCGTGTTCACGCAGAACACGTGGGTGCTGGGTGTCGGGCTCGTCCTCATGGGCATGGGCACGGGCCTGTTCATCGGCTCGAACGCGACCTCGCTGCTCGAGGCGACGCCCGAGTCCAGCCTCGGCGTCGTGAACGGCATGCGGCTCGCGGTGCAGAACACCGGCAACGTGCTGAGCCTCGCGGTGGCCCTGACGCTCATGACGATCGGCCTCAGCCCGGCGCTGAGCGACGCGGTGCTGCAGGCGTCGATCCCCGGCGATCCGCCCGCCGAGGTCATCGCGGGCTTCGGCTACGCCCTCCTGCTGCTGTGCATCCTCGGGCTCATCGGCATGACGCTCTCCATCGTCGCGGCGCTGAAGCCGTCGCCGGAGATCCTCCAGGAGCACGACGCGGTGGCCCTGCAGGGCGCCGCCGAGCCCACCTGA
- a CDS encoding VOC family protein — MGVTGGFPILATRDLPRLESFYRDAFGAERTYAFDAGGRDVYVALALGGSSIGIAVDDDLGTEPIGMALWLYVDDLDDAYRAALEAGGTSIAEPAPMPWGERVAQVRDPGGFVVHLGIEAD; from the coding sequence ATGGGGGTGACGGGCGGCTTCCCGATCCTGGCGACGCGAGACCTGCCGAGGCTCGAGTCGTTCTACCGCGACGCCTTCGGCGCCGAGCGCACCTACGCGTTCGACGCCGGCGGTCGCGACGTCTACGTCGCGCTCGCGCTGGGCGGCTCGTCGATCGGCATCGCCGTCGACGACGACCTGGGGACCGAGCCGATCGGGATGGCGCTGTGGCTCTACGTCGACGACCTCGACGACGCCTACCGGGCGGCCCTCGAGGCGGGCGGGACGAGCATCGCCGAGCCGGCGCCGATGCCGTGGGGCGAGCGCGTCGCGCAGGTGCGCGACCCCGGCGGCTTCGTCGTGCACCTCGGGATCGAGGCGGACTGA
- a CDS encoding acyl-CoA dehydrogenase family protein, with product MERTLFEPEHESFRDTVRTFLEKEVVPHHEEWEREGIVPREVWTKAGELGLLGFMMPEEFGGGGVSDFRYNVVLQEELTRVGASGVGFALHTDLVSGYLLSYTNDEQRQRWFPKFVSGEMITAIAMTEPGTGSDLQGIRTTAVREGDHYVVNGAKTFITNGINADFVIVACKTDPDAGAMGVSLIVLERGMEGFERGRNLDKLGLKAQDTAELFFDNVRVPVENLLGEEGRGFVYLMEKLPQERLTISVVAAAACRQVIDMTLEYVKSRKAFGKPIGSFQNTRFVLAELETEQRIAQVFVDRSVEALNDGKLSIDDAAAGKWWTTELQKRTVDSCLQLHGGYGYMSEYPISKAYRDTRIQTIYGGTTEIMKEIVGRSLGI from the coding sequence ATGGAGCGCACCCTGTTCGAGCCCGAGCACGAGTCGTTCCGCGACACCGTGCGCACCTTCCTGGAGAAGGAGGTCGTGCCCCACCACGAGGAGTGGGAGCGCGAGGGCATCGTGCCGCGCGAGGTCTGGACGAAGGCCGGCGAGCTGGGCCTGCTCGGCTTCATGATGCCCGAGGAGTTCGGCGGCGGCGGGGTCTCGGACTTCCGCTACAACGTCGTGCTTCAGGAGGAGCTCACCCGCGTCGGCGCGAGCGGCGTCGGCTTCGCGCTGCACACCGACCTCGTCTCGGGCTACCTGCTCAGCTACACGAACGACGAGCAGAGGCAGCGCTGGTTCCCGAAGTTCGTGTCGGGCGAGATGATCACCGCGATCGCCATGACCGAGCCCGGCACCGGGTCCGACCTCCAGGGCATCCGCACCACGGCCGTGCGCGAGGGCGACCACTACGTCGTCAACGGCGCGAAGACCTTCATCACGAACGGCATCAACGCCGACTTCGTCATCGTGGCGTGCAAGACCGATCCCGACGCGGGCGCGATGGGCGTGTCGCTGATCGTGCTCGAGCGCGGCATGGAGGGCTTCGAGCGCGGCCGCAACCTCGACAAGCTGGGCCTCAAGGCGCAGGACACCGCCGAGCTCTTCTTCGACAACGTCCGCGTGCCGGTGGAGAACCTGCTGGGCGAGGAGGGCCGCGGCTTCGTCTACCTCATGGAGAAGCTGCCGCAGGAGCGCCTCACGATCTCGGTCGTCGCGGCGGCCGCGTGCCGCCAGGTCATCGACATGACGCTGGAGTACGTGAAGAGCCGCAAGGCGTTCGGCAAGCCGATCGGCTCGTTCCAGAACACCCGGTTCGTGCTGGCCGAGCTCGAGACCGAGCAGCGCATCGCCCAGGTCTTCGTCGACCGCAGCGTGGAGGCGCTCAACGATGGCAAGCTCTCGATCGACGACGCCGCGGCCGGCAAGTGGTGGACCACCGAGCTGCAGAAGAGGACCGTCGACTCGTGCCTGCAGCTGCACGGCGGCTACGGCTACATGAGCGAGTACCCGATCAGCAAGGCGTACCGCGATACGCGCATCCAGACGATCTACGGCGGCACCACCGAGATCATGAAGGAGATCGTCGGGCGCTCCCTGGGCATCTGA
- a CDS encoding CaiB/BaiF CoA transferase family protein, with protein MTQSTGPLSGVRVVEMVGIGPGPFAAMLLADLGADVIRIDRPGGNALQVAPPERDILGRNRPSAAVDLKTSEGVELVLQLVERADILLEGFRPGVMERLGLGPEVALERNPRLVYGRMTGWGQTGPLASSAGHDVNYIAVAGGLDPIGRAGGPPQVPLNLLGDFAGGSMYLVTGVLAALTHARGTGEGQVVDAAITDGVAHLMAMTVSMQQSGAWSPRRGTNLLDTGAPFYDVYETSDGYWMSVGGLEPRFWYAMQEVFASVGLGDLPDRNDPKNWAELRETLRTWFLSRTQEEWTALFAGTDACVAPVVPLEEAYEHPHHVARGTYVEEYGITQPAPAPRFSATGTGIHRAPDRPGASTREALTAWGIEDVDDLIENKVAVENEEN; from the coding sequence GTGACCCAGAGCACAGGACCCCTGAGTGGTGTGCGCGTCGTCGAGATGGTCGGGATCGGGCCCGGGCCGTTCGCGGCGATGCTGCTCGCCGACCTCGGTGCCGACGTCATCCGCATCGACCGTCCGGGCGGCAACGCCCTGCAGGTCGCGCCTCCCGAGCGCGACATCCTGGGCCGCAACCGGCCCAGCGCCGCCGTCGACCTCAAGACCTCGGAGGGCGTCGAGCTCGTGCTCCAGCTGGTCGAGCGCGCCGACATCCTCCTCGAGGGCTTCCGTCCCGGCGTCATGGAGCGTCTCGGGCTCGGCCCCGAGGTCGCGCTGGAGCGGAACCCACGCCTGGTCTACGGCCGGATGACGGGCTGGGGCCAGACCGGCCCGCTGGCCTCCTCCGCCGGCCACGACGTCAACTACATCGCCGTCGCCGGAGGCCTCGACCCGATCGGCCGCGCCGGCGGTCCGCCCCAGGTGCCGCTCAACCTCTTGGGCGACTTCGCCGGCGGGTCGATGTACCTCGTCACCGGCGTGCTCGCCGCGCTCACCCACGCCCGCGGCACGGGTGAGGGGCAGGTCGTCGACGCCGCGATCACCGACGGCGTCGCGCACCTCATGGCGATGACCGTGAGCATGCAGCAGTCCGGCGCGTGGAGCCCCCGCCGCGGCACGAACCTGCTCGACACCGGAGCCCCGTTCTACGACGTCTACGAGACCTCGGACGGCTACTGGATGAGCGTCGGCGGCCTCGAGCCGCGGTTCTGGTACGCCATGCAGGAGGTGTTCGCCTCGGTCGGCCTGGGCGACCTGCCCGACCGGAACGACCCCAAGAACTGGGCCGAGCTGCGCGAGACGCTGCGCACCTGGTTCCTCAGCCGGACGCAGGAGGAGTGGACGGCGCTCTTCGCCGGCACCGACGCCTGCGTCGCCCCCGTCGTGCCCCTCGAGGAGGCGTACGAGCACCCCCACCACGTCGCGCGGGGCACGTACGTCGAGGAGTACGGCATCACCCAGCCCGCACCCGCCCCCCGCTTCTCGGCCACCGGCACCGGCATCCACCGGGCGCCCGACCGGCCGGGCGCCAGCACCCGCGAGGCGCTGACCGCGTGGGGCATCGAGGACGTGGACGACCTGATCGAGAACAAGGTCGCCGTCGAGAACGAGGAGAACTGA
- a CDS encoding alpha/beta fold hydrolase has translation MKCELAYTRRGQGEPLVLLHGIGHRRAAFDPVIDELAQHYDVIAVDLPGLGDSPALPAGTGYSAENVVSVLAENFERWGVDRPHVAGNSLGGLISIALAQHGQVRSATGLSPAGYFRPWSLLQATLTLLPLKLGSYLPKPVLRLAASVAIGRFLIGFVLYRHPGRYSAERVYGDALAMRSGKGFWRYFLRCVPLGFTSPAAFRGSAKVPITIAWGDHDLILHQSQAKLAAKRMRGAEFVTLKDCGHVPMGDSPEQVVAAIRHTTARAAASAPAA, from the coding sequence ATGAAGTGCGAGCTGGCGTACACGCGACGCGGGCAGGGCGAGCCGCTCGTCCTCCTGCACGGCATCGGCCACCGGCGGGCTGCGTTCGACCCGGTGATCGACGAGCTGGCGCAGCACTACGACGTCATCGCGGTCGACCTGCCGGGCCTGGGCGACTCCCCCGCCCTGCCCGCCGGCACCGGCTACAGCGCCGAGAACGTCGTCTCGGTGCTCGCCGAGAACTTCGAGCGCTGGGGCGTGGACCGGCCGCACGTCGCGGGCAACTCACTCGGTGGCCTGATCTCGATCGCGCTCGCCCAGCACGGGCAGGTGCGCTCGGCCACCGGCCTGTCGCCGGCCGGCTACTTCCGGCCGTGGAGCCTGCTGCAGGCCACGCTGACGCTGCTGCCGCTCAAGCTCGGCTCGTACCTGCCGAAGCCGGTGCTGCGCCTCGCGGCGAGCGTTGCTATCGGACGCTTCCTCATCGGCTTCGTGCTCTACCGCCACCCGGGCCGGTACTCCGCCGAGCGCGTCTACGGCGACGCGCTGGCGATGAGGAGCGGCAAGGGCTTCTGGCGCTACTTCCTCCGGTGCGTCCCGCTGGGGTTCACCTCGCCCGCGGCGTTCCGCGGCTCGGCGAAGGTCCCGATCACGATCGCCTGGGGCGACCACGACCTCATCCTGCACCAGTCCCAGGCCAAGCTGGCCGCCAAGCGGATGCGAGGCGCCGAGTTCGTGACCCTGAAGGACTGCGGCCACGTCCCCATGGGCGACTCCCCCGAGCAGGTCGTGGCGGCCATCCGCCACACCACCGCCCGCGCCGCCGCGAGCGCCCCCGCCGCCTGA
- a CDS encoding amino acid ABC transporter ATP-binding protein — MLRVAGVRKSFGDHVVLDGIDLTVEPGEVVCLIGASGSGKSTLLRCIDLLEQTDDGDIFLGDLELTDPAIDENATRARIAMVFQAFNLFPHLSVLQNLTLGPRRVKGVSKAEAVRRAHELLARVGLEAKAGSYPDSLSGGQQQRVALVRAVAMDPELLLLDEVTSALDPLLVAEVLDVIRQLKDEGRTIVMATHEMDFARECADRIVFLAEGRIVEAGPPEQLFTAPQDPRTAAFLARHR; from the coding sequence ATGCTGCGCGTCGCAGGAGTCCGCAAGTCGTTCGGCGACCACGTCGTCCTCGACGGCATCGACCTGACCGTCGAGCCGGGTGAGGTCGTCTGCCTCATCGGCGCGTCCGGTTCGGGCAAGTCCACGCTGCTGCGCTGCATCGACCTGCTCGAGCAGACCGACGACGGCGACATCTTCCTGGGCGACCTCGAGCTGACCGATCCGGCCATCGACGAGAACGCCACCCGCGCCCGGATCGCGATGGTGTTCCAGGCCTTCAACCTGTTCCCGCACCTGAGCGTGCTGCAGAACCTCACGCTCGGGCCGCGCCGGGTCAAGGGCGTCTCGAAGGCCGAGGCCGTGCGCCGTGCCCACGAGCTGCTGGCCCGCGTGGGGCTGGAGGCGAAGGCGGGGTCCTACCCGGACTCGCTGTCCGGCGGTCAGCAGCAGCGGGTCGCGCTGGTGCGCGCGGTCGCGATGGACCCCGAGCTGCTGCTCCTCGACGAGGTGACGTCGGCGCTCGACCCGCTGCTCGTGGCCGAGGTGCTCGACGTCATCCGCCAGCTCAAGGACGAGGGCCGCACCATCGTCATGGCCACCCACGAGATGGACTTCGCCCGCGAGTGCGCCGACCGGATCGTGTTCCTCGCCGAGGGCCGCATCGTGGAGGCCGGGCCGCCCGAGCAGCTCTTCACCGCGCCGCAGGACCCGCGGACCGCGGCCTTCCTCGCCCGTCACCGCTGA
- a CDS encoding amino acid ABC transporter permease, with protein MTHADPGPLGPPPLSARQQQRNAFRRRRTLRRAAVGTVSSLVVLGLLAWVITSAPGWPRVRETFFSGYHARESFPAIWDAFWLNVRLFLTVEALVLPLALLVAVVRVIPSPAMAPFKILAAAYTDVFRGIPTILVVMLVGFGFPALGLAGVPTSLFWLGVIALTLSYGAYVAEVIRAGILSVHPTQWAAGRALGLGYGQTLTRVILPQAVRNVTPPLMNDFVSLQKDTALVSTIGLVEALRAASVYQASTFNVTSLCVAALFFIVVTIPLARFTDWLTIRSMRRQGGS; from the coding sequence GTGACCCACGCCGACCCCGGGCCCCTCGGCCCACCCCCGCTGTCCGCGCGGCAGCAGCAGCGCAACGCCTTCCGGCGTCGTCGCACGCTGCGCCGCGCGGCGGTGGGAACCGTCTCGAGCCTCGTCGTCCTCGGCCTGCTGGCCTGGGTGATCACGTCGGCGCCCGGCTGGCCGCGCGTCCGCGAGACCTTCTTCAGCGGGTACCACGCCCGCGAGTCCTTCCCCGCGATCTGGGACGCCTTCTGGCTCAACGTGCGGCTGTTCCTCACGGTCGAGGCCCTCGTGCTGCCGCTGGCGCTGCTGGTCGCGGTGGTCCGCGTCATCCCGTCGCCCGCGATGGCGCCGTTCAAGATCCTCGCCGCCGCGTACACCGACGTGTTCCGCGGCATCCCCACCATCCTCGTCGTGATGCTCGTCGGCTTCGGCTTCCCGGCGCTGGGCCTGGCGGGCGTGCCCACGAGCCTGTTCTGGCTGGGCGTCATCGCGCTGACCCTGAGCTACGGCGCCTACGTCGCCGAGGTCATCCGCGCCGGCATCCTCTCGGTGCACCCCACCCAGTGGGCCGCCGGGCGCGCCCTCGGCCTCGGCTACGGCCAGACCCTGACCCGCGTGATCCTGCCGCAGGCCGTCCGCAACGTGACCCCGCCGCTGATGAACGACTTCGTGTCCTTGCAGAAGGACACCGCGCTGGTGTCCACGATCGGTCTCGTCGAGGCGCTGCGCGCGGCCTCGGTCTACCAGGCCAGCACCTTCAACGTGACCTCGCTGTGCGTGGCCGCCCTGTTCTTCATCGTCGTGACGATCCCGCTGGCGCGGTTCACCGACTGGCTCACGATCCGCTCCATGCGCCGGCAGGGAGGCAGCTGA
- a CDS encoding ABC transporter substrate-binding protein: MKRSLLAVPLALLLSVAAACGPADDSDDASSDSTAGATADCAVDQLPLVKSGTLTIATDDPAFEPWFVDNDPSNGKGFESAVAYAVAEQMGFEPDQVAWTKVPFNTSYQPGKKAFDFDINQISITKDRQQAVDFSKPYYSAAQAIIVRSDSKFADAKSLDDFRTASLGAQIGTTSLKAIESLETQDAPLVYDDTTKAALALANGQVDGIVADLPSAFYLVAAELEDATIAGQFDFDGGEPEQFGLLLEKGSELTSCVDEAVTALTEDGTLADLEQEWLAESQDVPVLK; the protein is encoded by the coding sequence ATGAAGCGTTCCCTGCTCGCCGTCCCCCTGGCGCTCCTCCTCTCCGTCGCGGCCGCCTGCGGCCCGGCCGACGACTCCGACGACGCGTCCTCGGACTCCACCGCCGGCGCGACCGCCGACTGCGCGGTCGACCAGCTGCCGCTCGTCAAGTCCGGCACCCTCACGATCGCCACCGACGACCCCGCCTTCGAGCCGTGGTTCGTCGACAACGACCCCAGCAACGGCAAGGGCTTCGAGTCCGCCGTCGCCTACGCCGTGGCCGAGCAGATGGGCTTCGAGCCCGACCAGGTCGCGTGGACCAAGGTGCCGTTCAACACCTCGTACCAGCCCGGCAAGAAGGCCTTCGACTTCGACATCAACCAGATCTCGATCACGAAGGACCGCCAGCAGGCCGTCGACTTCAGCAAGCCGTACTACTCGGCCGCGCAGGCGATCATCGTGCGCTCGGACTCGAAGTTCGCCGATGCCAAGAGCCTCGACGACTTCCGCACCGCGAGCCTGGGCGCACAGATCGGCACCACGTCGCTCAAGGCGATCGAGTCGCTCGAGACGCAGGACGCCCCGCTGGTCTACGACGACACCACCAAGGCCGCGCTCGCGCTGGCCAACGGCCAGGTCGACGGCATCGTGGCCGACCTGCCCAGCGCCTTCTACCTCGTCGCCGCCGAGCTCGAGGACGCGACGATCGCGGGTCAGTTCGACTTCGACGGCGGCGAGCCCGAGCAGTTCGGCCTCCTGCTGGAGAAGGGCAGCGAGCTGACCTCCTGTGTCGACGAGGCCGTCACGGCCCTGACCGAGGACGGCACGCTCGCCGACCTCGAGCAGGAGTGGCTGGCCGAGTCGCAGGACGTCCCCGTCCTGAAGTGA
- a CDS encoding PadR family transcriptional regulator produces MALDHAILVSLTERAASGYDLARRFDASIGFFWPASHQQIYKVLARMQEAGWVEGTLQEQDGRPDKRTYAITAAGEAELDRWAAERSGREALRSDFAVKLRAFRDPEAILADTRDRRAAHVERLAEYEASEARFYPDPSALEGADLGSWLALRGGIVGEHQGIAWCDEILTALEGRESR; encoded by the coding sequence ATGGCCCTGGACCACGCGATCCTCGTGTCGCTCACCGAGCGCGCCGCGAGCGGCTACGACCTCGCCCGGCGCTTCGACGCGTCCATCGGCTTCTTCTGGCCCGCCAGCCACCAGCAGATCTACAAGGTGCTGGCGCGGATGCAGGAGGCCGGCTGGGTCGAGGGCACGCTCCAGGAGCAGGACGGCCGGCCCGACAAGCGCACCTACGCGATCACCGCCGCCGGCGAGGCCGAGCTCGACCGCTGGGCCGCCGAGCGCAGCGGTCGCGAAGCCCTCCGCAGCGACTTCGCCGTCAAGCTGCGGGCCTTCCGCGACCCCGAGGCGATCCTGGCCGACACCCGCGACCGCCGCGCCGCCCACGTGGAGCGGCTCGCCGAGTACGAGGCGAGCGAGGCCCGCTTCTACCCCGACCCCTCCGCCCTCGAGGGCGCCGACCTCGGCTCGTGGCTCGCGCTGCGCGGCGGCATCGTCGGCGAGCACCAGGGCATCGCGTGGTGCGACGAGATCCTCACTGCCCTCGAAGGGCGCGAATCCCGATGA
- a CDS encoding SCO4848 family membrane protein, producing MIGKLASWLLIAAGVFNVVIWPRFFKAIVDDDRAWGGARWQEPTSFFWVHLVLIGTAMTLGVIVLVIGIRALRGQ from the coding sequence GTGATCGGAAAGCTCGCGTCCTGGCTGCTCATCGCGGCCGGCGTCTTCAACGTCGTCATCTGGCCCCGGTTCTTCAAGGCGATCGTCGACGACGACCGTGCGTGGGGCGGGGCGAGGTGGCAGGAGCCGACGTCGTTCTTCTGGGTGCACCTCGTGCTGATCGGCACGGCGATGACGCTGGGCGTGATCGTGCTGGTCATCGGGATTCGCGCCCTTCGAGGGCAGTGA
- a CDS encoding nuclear transport factor 2 family protein — MKAFRELVESSIESGSLAGVEDLLADDVVFRSPVAHKPYPGKAITTAILNGVARVFEDLHYVSSIEEGNRSALVFETRIGDTTINGCDFITTNDEGLITEFTVMVRPMKGATALMEAMAAQFPQIEADAIAFTERQR, encoded by the coding sequence ATGAAGGCCTTCCGCGAGCTCGTCGAGAGCAGCATCGAGTCCGGCTCACTGGCCGGCGTCGAGGACCTGCTGGCCGACGACGTCGTCTTCCGCAGCCCTGTCGCGCACAAGCCGTACCCCGGCAAGGCGATCACCACGGCGATCCTGAACGGGGTCGCGCGGGTCTTCGAGGACCTCCACTACGTCAGCTCCATCGAGGAGGGCAACCGCAGCGCCCTCGTCTTCGAGACGCGGATCGGCGACACCACCATCAACGGGTGTGACTTCATCACGACGAACGACGAGGGCCTCATCACCGAGTTCACCGTGATGGTCCGCCCGATGAAGGGCGCCACCGCCCTCATGGAGGCGATGGCCGCGCAGTTCCCGCAGATCGAGGCCGACGCGATCGCGTTCACGGAGCGGCAGCGGTGA
- a CDS encoding oxidoreductase codes for MSEFPHLLSPLDLGFTTLRNRVVMGSMHTGLEDHAKDIPKLAAYFAERAKGGVALSVTGGFAPSWRGWLLPFGSEMSRKRHADKHRLVTDSVHEHGGKIALQVLHAGRYGYSPFKKGVSSVKSPITPFKVSPMSTREVDRTVSDFARTAALAQRAGYDGVEIMGSEGYLINQFLTARTNDRTDAWGGSAAKRMRFPIEIVRRTRELVGEDFIVQYRISLLDLVDQAQTWEETVELAQALEAEGVTIFNTGIGWHEARIPTIVTSVPRGAFTWVTAKLRAEVGVPVVASNRINTPEQAEAILAAGEADLISMARPLLADADFVNKAAEGRSDEIITCIACNQACLDHTFKNQRASCMLNPRAGHETELVLLPTRSAKRVAVVGAGPAGLAAAVELAGRGHEVELFEALPEIGGQFRLAMQIPGKEDFAETVRYYSVMLERRGVTVHLGRRASVEDLSGFDEVVLATGVEPRVPEIPGVDHPSVVTYQQLIREQVVAGERVAVLGAGGIGYDVSEFLLHEPGESLEHWMGRWGVTDPALERGGLATKTAAPPRRAVTLLQRKSSTFGKDLGKTTGWVHRTTLKDSGVEFVGGVRYDRIDDEGLHVTIGADGDSPASRVIPADTIVLCTGQESVRDLVEPLEAAGVTVHVIGGADVAAELDAKRAIKQATELAARV; via the coding sequence GTGAGTGAGTTCCCGCACCTGCTGAGCCCGCTCGACCTGGGCTTCACCACGCTGCGCAACCGCGTGGTCATGGGCTCGATGCACACGGGCCTGGAGGACCACGCGAAGGACATCCCGAAGCTCGCGGCCTACTTCGCCGAGCGCGCCAAGGGCGGCGTCGCGCTGTCGGTCACGGGCGGCTTCGCGCCCAGCTGGCGAGGCTGGCTGCTGCCGTTCGGCTCGGAGATGTCGCGCAAGCGCCATGCCGACAAGCACCGGCTCGTCACCGACTCGGTGCACGAGCACGGCGGCAAGATCGCGCTGCAGGTCCTGCACGCCGGGCGCTACGGCTACTCCCCCTTCAAGAAGGGCGTGTCGTCGGTGAAGTCGCCGATCACGCCGTTCAAGGTCTCGCCGATGTCGACGCGCGAGGTCGACCGCACCGTCAGCGACTTCGCTCGGACGGCGGCGCTGGCCCAGCGCGCCGGCTACGACGGCGTCGAGATCATGGGCTCCGAGGGCTACCTCATCAACCAGTTCCTCACCGCGCGCACGAACGACCGCACCGACGCGTGGGGCGGTTCGGCCGCGAAGCGGATGCGCTTCCCGATCGAGATCGTGCGCCGCACGCGCGAGCTCGTCGGCGAGGACTTCATCGTGCAGTACCGCATCAGCCTGCTCGACCTCGTCGACCAGGCGCAGACGTGGGAGGAGACCGTCGAGCTCGCGCAGGCGCTGGAGGCCGAGGGCGTCACGATCTTCAACACCGGCATCGGCTGGCACGAGGCGCGCATCCCCACGATCGTCACGAGCGTGCCGCGCGGCGCCTTCACGTGGGTCACGGCGAAGCTGCGGGCCGAGGTGGGCGTGCCCGTCGTGGCGTCCAACCGGATCAACACCCCCGAACAGGCCGAGGCGATCCTGGCCGCCGGCGAGGCCGACCTCATCTCGATGGCGCGGCCGCTGCTCGCCGACGCCGACTTCGTCAACAAGGCCGCCGAGGGCCGCTCCGACGAGATCATCACGTGCATCGCCTGCAACCAGGCCTGCCTGGACCACACGTTCAAGAACCAGCGCGCGAGCTGCATGCTCAACCCGCGCGCCGGCCACGAGACCGAGCTCGTGCTGCTCCCGACGCGGAGCGCGAAGCGCGTGGCGGTCGTCGGCGCGGGTCCGGCCGGGCTCGCCGCCGCGGTCGAGCTCGCGGGTCGCGGTCACGAGGTCGAGCTGTTCGAGGCGCTGCCCGAGATCGGCGGCCAGTTCCGGCTCGCGATGCAGATCCCCGGCAAGGAGGACTTCGCCGAGACCGTCCGCTACTACTCGGTGATGCTCGAGCGCCGCGGCGTGACGGTGCACTTGGGCCGACGGGCGTCCGTCGAGGACCTCAGCGGCTTCGACGAGGTCGTCCTCGCCACCGGTGTCGAGCCGCGCGTTCCCGAGATCCCGGGCGTCGACCACCCCTCGGTGGTGACGTACCAGCAGCTGATCCGCGAGCAGGTCGTCGCGGGCGAGCGCGTGGCGGTCCTCGGCGCCGGAGGCATCGGCTACGACGTGTCGGAGTTCCTGCTGCACGAGCCCGGCGAGTCGCTCGAGCACTGGATGGGCCGCTGGGGCGTCACCGATCCCGCCCTCGAGCGCGGCGGCCTGGCCACGAAGACGGCGGCCCCGCCGCGGCGCGCCGTCACCCTGCTGCAGCGCAAGAGCAGCACGTTCGGCAAGGACCTGGGCAAGACGACCGGCTGGGTGCACCGCACGACGCTGAAGGACTCCGGCGTCGAGTTCGTCGGCGGCGTCCGGTACGACCGGATCGACGACGAGGGCCTCCACGTGACGATCGGCGCCGACGGGGACTCCCCCGCGTCGCGCGTCATCCCCGCCGACACGATCGTGCTGTGCACCGGGCAGGAGTCCGTGCGCGACCTCGTCGAGCCCCTCGAGGCCGCCGGCGTCACCGTCCACGTCATCGGCGGCGCCGACGTCGCCGCCGAGCTCGACGCCAAGCGGGCCATCAAGCAGGCCACCGAGCTGGCGGCCCGGGTCTGA